A genome region from Arachis duranensis cultivar V14167 chromosome 6, aradu.V14167.gnm2.J7QH, whole genome shotgun sequence includes the following:
- the LOC107492686 gene encoding uncharacterized protein LOC107492686 (The sequence of the model RefSeq protein was modified relative to this genomic sequence to represent the inferred CDS: added 44 bases not found in genome assembly), giving the protein MPGDDFSVVVLASDLAVDARPFLSHKDHEEEEDSWHDCSQYLSPDEDFSDLDQLQFLRRQGSDKNGHPILRIVGKYYPATVVSPERLKRYVLHKICSEMQEGPFCVVYMNSTVQQEDNSPGITILRWIYEELPADFKDRLQTVYFIHPGLRSRIVIATFGRFFLSGGLYWKIKYVSRLQYLWDDIKKGEIEIPEFVKSHDDVLEHRPLTDYGIEPDPFQLTGIPSSSFSFGKYEERWAGRDYVS; this is encoded by the exons ATGCCTGGCGACGATTTCTCGGTGGTGGTTCTGGCGTCGGATCTCGCCGTTGACGCCAGACCCTTCTTATCCCATAAAgaccatgaagaagaagaggacaGCTGGCACGATTGTTCCCAATACCTCTCCCCCGACGAAGACTTCTCCGATCTCGATCAGTTGCAGTTTCTCCGCCGTCAGGGCTCCGACAAGAACGGACATCCCATCCTCCGTATCGTCGGCAAGTACTACCCTG CCACGGTTGTGAGCCCAGAGCGACTGAAGAGGTATGTTCTCCACAAAATTTGCAGCGAGATGCAAGAAGGGCCCTTCTGTGTTGTTTACATGAATAGCACTGTTCAACAGGAGGACAACTCCCCTGGCATAACCATC GCTTCAAACCGTGTATTTTATCCACCCCGGCCTTCGTTCTAGGATAGTCATCGCAACATTTGGCCGGTTTTTCTTGAGTGGAGG ATTATATTGGAAGATCAAGTATGTAAGCCGGCTTCAATATCTTTGGGATGATATTAAGAAAGGAGAGATTGAGATTCCGGAATTTGTAAAGAGCCATGATGATGTTCTGGAGCATAGACCACTCACAGATTACGGCATTGAGCCTGATCCTTTTCAACTCACTGGGATTCCTTCTTCCAGCTTTTCATTCGGCAAGTATGAGGAGAGATGGGCAGGAAGGGACTATGTGTCTTAG